The following nucleotide sequence is from Candidatus Binatia bacterium.
CTTGATCTCGCGAGCCGATAGCAGGTTGATGCGGATCATTTATCTCCCGGTCTCCTGATTGAAAGTCCGGCGCCGACGGCCAAAGCGGGGGCCGCATTGGCCAGGTAGTCTCGATCGATATTCCTGGCTAAGTTGAAGCCGCGGAACGGCTCCGACAACTCGACTTCAACCCCCAGTCGTTCCCCCAGAGTCCGCGCCAGTCCCGGGACCCGAGCGCTTCCTCCGCTGAGAAAAACCTTGTGAATTCCTTCCTCGTCGGCAACCGCGCGGTAAAGGCTCAACGTCCGGCTTATCTCGGCCACCAGGTAATCCGCCGTAGGCTTCAACAAGGTCTCGACGTCGGCGCTCTTTTTTCCTTCAGGCTGGCCGGTCACCTTGAGCGTCTCGGCCTGATCGTAGGAGAGCTGAAGCGAATGGACGAGCGCTTCAGTAAACGCCTCGCCTCCGACCGGGAGGTCTCCGGTGAACGCCGACACCCCGTGCTTCAATACGTTGATGCTCGTATAACGCGCGCCCACATGGATCAGGCCGACGACGCCGTTGGATTCCGGCTCGTAGTTGATCTCGTACATATTTTCCATCGCAAAGTAGTCGACGTCGACGATGGTCGGGGTGAGCCCGGCCTCCTTGATGACCTGCGTGTAGCTATTGATGATCTCCTTCTTCACCGCTACTAGAAGCACGTCGATCTTGTTGCCGACCTCGAGAAAATCCAATACCTGGTAATCGAGGTTGACGTTTTCGAGCGTATCCGGAATGACCTGGCTGGCCTGAAACTCGACGTTGGCTTCGAGTTCTTCTTCAGGTTGGGAGGGAAGCTGAATCTTTTTAATGATGGCGACTCTCCCGGGCACCGCTGAAATAACTTGTGTCGCCTTGACGCCATGGTTCTGTATCAAGCTCTGAATTGTCCGCACCACGACGTCCCGATCCGCGACCATGTTGTTCTGTATGGCCGTCGCGGGGAGCGGCACAATGCCGACGTTGATCACCCGGTAGCCGTTTTTTTCCACGGCCGCTTCGACCATCTTGATGGAGCTGGAGCCGATATCGAGCGCTACGTAACCTTCGTCGCTACGAAAAGGATTCAGCGCCGCCAAGTCGAGATTTTTCCAGAGTGCCATTTTCTAGGTTATTGCGTGAAGACTCGGTTTTTCTGCGAGATCTTAAGCCCAAGGGCCAGGACAATTTTGCGTTTGGTCGCCAACCGACATTTAAGGCCCCTCTCGATCCGGTCCAGGGTCAGCGGTGAAATGCCGGCCAAACGCGCCAGTTCTGCCCTGCTCAACATCTTAGCCTCGCGAATTTTCCTGACCTTGTTTTTTGCTTCCATCCGCACCCGTTATTTTTTGGCTTCCTAAGCGGCAGTTATTGTGAACCAGTTCATAGGACCTTGTCAACCGAATAAAACATAATTATGTATAATTACGTAGGTGCCTGTTTTTGTCCCGTTGGTTCGTTTGGCGTTCCTTGGAGCAATAAATATGCTCAGCAAGCAATAAGTGTGCACACCATGCGACGGTAAAATATCTCAGCGATTCTGTTTATCTTGAGGGGGAATTTGCCTATCCGAAGACGAAAAATGGCCAACTCGAAGTGAAATTGAACGTTATTGTCATTATGAGGGGGTAGACTCGACATTGGGATAACCAGACTGCACAGGACTAGAACTGCACTAGATTGCTTTTGCAGATTTGAGTAGATAATAGACCTGCCATGCCTCGGCGCGAGGGCGGGTTTGCCCAAGTCATCGTCCCCTCCCCGCTAAGAGAACCGCTCACCTACGAAGTACCGCCCCATCTACGAGGCAAGCTGAAAATCGGCATGAGAGTTATCGTTCCGCTGGGAAGGCGGAGCGTCACCGGGGTCGTGGTGGGTTTTTCATCCGAAGCTCACCTGAAGCAAGTCAAAGAAGTCGCGGACGTTTTGGACGAACAGCCGGTTTTCGACGACGCCTTGCTCCGGATGGCCCAATGGCTCGCCCAATATTATCTAAGCTCGATCGGGGAGGTCGTCGCAACCATCCTACCGTCGGGTTTGAGACGCGAAAGCCATAGGACCATTAAAGTCATGCGGGGAGAATTTCCGGCAACCGGAGCTCTACAGCATAAAATTCTCGCAGCATTGCGCGCGCGGAAGGGAACCGTCACGGTCAAAGATTTGGCGCGAAGATTTCCCGGCGGAAGTTTCTACGGCGCGCTGGAGGCGTTGGCAAAGATCGGCGCGATCAAAATCCATGAAGCACAGTTTCGACCGGCAAAAGACAAGATTCTCAATCCAGTGCCTGAGGGGCCGGTGAGTGTGCCGAGTTTCCGGAATTTTTCTCTCACATCGGAGCAGGAGAAAGCGCTTCAGGCAATCGCTGAAAGACTCAACCGGGGAGGATTCGAATCGTTTCTGCTTTACGGTGTAACTGGCAGCGGCAAAACGGAGATCTATCTTCGCACCATGGAGCTGGCGCGAAAAGCCAATAAGCGCAGCCTCATCCTCGTTCCGGAGATTTCTTTGACCCCTCAATTGCTCGACCGCTTGGATGAGCGATTTCCCGGTCGCGTTGGCGTGCTCCATAGCCGCCTTGCGGGGAGGGATCGCTGGGGGCAATGGCGGCGCATTTTAGCCGGCGCTGTCGATATCGTGGTCGGCGCCCGTTCCGCGATCTTCGCGCCGGTGCCCGACCTTGGGCTCATCGTCGTCGATGAAGAGCACGATCCCTCCTATAAGCAGGAAGAAGGACTGCGCTACAACGCAAGAGACCTCGCGGTCGTGCGCGCCAAACTGCTCGGCTGTCCCGTCGTCTTGGGGTCAGCGACCCCGGCGATCGAGAGTTTCGAAAACTGCCGCGCCGGCCGCTATCGGCGTGTGGAGCTGACCGAGCGCGTCGAGCGGAGGTCCCTGCCCGAAGTTGCAACCGTCGATCTGAGAGACGCGCAGTGGAATACCGCGGTCGCGGAAAGTTCGGCCGACCATCGACCGCTGCACAAACGGGTACTTTCGCCGCTCTTAAAACAGGCGTTGGAAGAGAATCTCGCGCGCGGCCGGCAAAGCCTGATTTTTCTTAACCGGCGGGGTTTTGCCAATTTTCTCCAGTGCCGCCTGTGCGGCTTTGTGCTGCGGTGCTCCCAGTGCAGCGTTGCCATGACGTTTCATCAGCGACAGAAAAGCGTTCTTTGTCATCATTGCGGCTCGCGCAAGCCTGCCGGTGATGTTTGTCCGGGTTGCGGCCAGGTTTCTCTTGTCCCGATCGGCTCCGGCACCGAACAGTTGGAGCAGGAGCTTCGCCTGCTGCTGCCCGGCGCCAGAATCGCGCGCATGGACCGGGATACGACCGGAAATAGAGGCGCCCAGGAACGCTTGATCCGCCAGTGGGAAAAAGGCGAGATCGACGTTCTGGTCGGAACGCAGATGATCACAAAAGGTCACGACGTTTCGGGCGTCACTCTGGTGGGCGCCGTTCTCGCTGATCTTTCTTTAAATCTCCCGGACTTCAGAGCCGCGGAGCGGACTTTCCAGCTTCTCAGTCAGGTGGCGGGGCGAGCGGGAAGAGGAGACGACCCCGGCCGGGTGATCATTCAGACCTACACGCCGGAACATTATGTGTTTCAACACGTCCGGAGCCACGATTACAAAAGTTTTTTCGCCGCCGAGGTGGAATTTCGCCGCGCCTTGAACTATCCGCCGTTCAGCCGTCTCGTGAATCTTCGTCTTGAAGGACCGGGGGCCGAGGAGATCGAAAACAAGGCCAAGGGTTTGGCCGATTGGCTCCGCGCCGAGTGCCGGCGACAGCCGACCACCTACAGCGGTATCGAGGTGCTCGGCCCGGCGCCCGCGCCGATCGCGAAACTGCGCGGCCGCTATCGCTGGCAAATTCTCCTCAAGGGGAGAAAGAGCCCGCCGCTTCTGGAGCTCGCCGGCCGCGCGAAATTGACAGTGCCGCGCTCGAACCGCGCGCGTCTTCACATTGATGTAGATCCGTACAATATGCTATGAAAATAGTCGATCATGGCGATTCTAAAGATCCTCAAATACCCTGATCCGATTCTAAAAAAGGCCGCGGCGCCGGTGGAATCCGTCACCGTGGAAACGAGCCGCCTGATCGAAGATATGGTCGAAACCATGTACCGAGCGCCGGGCGTCGGCCTGGCGGCGCCACAGGTCGGCGTGTCGCGGCGGATCATCGTTCTCGACCCCGATCATGAAAATCCTGGCAAGAACCTTCTCAAACTGATCAACCCGGAGATCCTTCACGCCGAAGGCGAAGTGATGTGGGAAGAGGGCTGTCTCAGCGTGGTTGACTTCACGGTCGAGATCAAAAGGGCGGCGAATGTCAGGGTCGTGGCCTTGAACGAGAAGGAGAAAGAAGTTTCGATCGACGCGGAAGGGCTGCTCGCGGTCGCGCTCCAGCACGAGATCGACCACCTGAACGGCAAGCTCATCATCGACTACGTCAGCCGCTTGAAAAGAGATCTCTATTCGCGCCGGCTGAAAAAGATGTCGCGCGGCGGCAAGCCTCAGCCGGAAAATGCGCGGCTGATGATATAGGCTTCCAAGGTTCTCGATCTACAACTCAACCTCCTCCCCGGTCCGATGCGCATCGTCTTCATGGGAACTCCCGAGGTCGCGGCCTTTTCCCTCGAGCGCCTGTTACAGGGACCCGACCCGGTGATCGGCGTCGTCACGCAGCCCGATCGCCCGTCCGGACGCGGTCAGAAGACGGTCCCTACGCCGGTCCGAAAAGTGGCCGAGGGCCACGATATTCCGGTTCTCGCGCCGGAGAAAATCCGCGATCCGTCTTTTCTCGATGTTCTAAAAAAATGGGCGCCCGATCTCATCGTGGTGGTCGCCTACGGACGCATTCTCCCGCGCCATATCCTTGAGCTTGCGCCGCACGGTTGTCTCAACGTGCACTACTCGCTTTTGCCCAAGTATCGCGGCGCCGCGCCGGTCGCATGGGCGATCATCAACGGAGAAAAACAAAGCGGCGTGACGACCATGCGTTTGGTCGAGAAGATGGATACCGGGCCGATTTTTCTTCAGCGCGCGATCCCGCTTGCGGAAGACGAAACCAGGGTTTCGCTTCAGGGGAAGCTCGCGCCGCTGGGCGCCGAGCTGCTGGTGGAAACTATCGCCGGACTCAAAACCGGAAAGATGACGCCCAAAGACCAGAACGAATCGGAAGTAAGCTACGCGCCAATACTCAAAAAGGAAGACGGTCTCGTCGACTGGAAGTTGACGGCGGCGGCGATCGAGCGGCGCGTTCGTGGGCTCGCCCCCTGGCCGTCCGCCTTCACCTATCTCGCGGGCAACTTGCTCAAGATCCATCGCGCCCGGGTCGTCGAGACGGCAACCGAAGCGGCGCCGGGTGAAGTCGTGACGGCGGACAAAGAAGGTTTATGGATAGCCACCGGCAACGGCGTGTTAAGCCTGGAACAAGTCCAGTTGGAAAATAAAAAGCGGATGACCGCCGGAGAGTTTCTCAATGGGGCCCGAGTTGAAAAAGGCACGCGCCTCTGAGCCGACCGGAGTCAAAAGTTGCCGGGCGCTGGCTGTTGAAGCCCTTCTGAAAATTGAGACCCGAAAGGCTTACGCGGACATTCTTCTCGATCACACGCTAAAATCACATTCTCTTTCTGCCCAGAACCGAGCTCTCCTCACGCAGCTTGTCTACGGCGCACTGCGCTGGCGCGGAAAGCTGGATTGGCTCCTCGGCAAAATTGTTCATCGGCCGCTCGCCGACATGGACGGTTATCTCAGAAATATCCTGCGTCTGACGGTTTACCAGATTTTATTTCTGGATAAGGTGCCGTCCTATGCGGCCGTGCACGAAGGAGTGGAGCTTGCCAAGCGCTACGGCGGCGCGAGCGCCGGGGGATTGGTGAACGCGGTCGCGCGCCGATTGCTGCGGGAAAAAGAACGTTTGACCACGCTGGATTCCGACGCGGATCTTGTCGCGCGGCTATCCGTTTCTTGGTCGCATCCCGAGTGGCTGGTGCGAAAGTGGCTTGCTTATTTCGGCGCGGCGGAGACGGAAGCGCTTTTGCGCGCCAACAACGAAGAGTCGCCGGTTATCCTGCGCGCCAATCGGCTCAAGATAGACAGGCAGTCCCTGATAGAAAGGCTTCAAGCAGCAGGATTCGACGTGACGCCTGCGCCACGATCGCCGCAATCAACTCACTTGCGAAACGCTTCTTCGATCGACCAAGTCCCCGGTTTTAAGGAAGGCCTGTTTCTGGTTCAGGGCGAGGCCTCGCAGTTGGTCGGCCTCCTTCTCGACCCGAAGCCGGGCGAGAGAATTTTGGATGCTTGCGCCGCGCCGGGCGGGAAGACAACCCATCTGGCTGAGTTGATGGAGGACCGTGGGGAGGTCGTAGCTACCGATATCTCAGTCAGAGGAATCGAAAAGCTAAGACAAAATATCCGGCGCTTGGATCTTAAATCGGTGCGGCCCGTCCAGGCAGACGTAAGTCTGGAGTTGACCGGGGAGCTGGCTTTGCCCTACGATCGGATCCTGGCGGATCTTCCTTGCAGCGGCCTGGGAACGCTTCGGTCCCATCCCGAAGCGAAGTGGCATCGAGAGGAAAAAGATATCGAGCGTCTCAGCAGGTTGCAGAAAAAAATTCTCGCACGGCTTTCCTGCTATTTAAAACCCGGCGGATTCCTGGTCTACTCGACCTGCACGCTCATACGCGAGGAAAACGAGGCAGTCGTGGAGGGTTTCCTCCAGCGGCACAGGGAATTCACGTTAGAGAACGCTGCGGAATTTTTGCCCGAGAGCGCGCGGCACATGGTGCGCGGGAACTATTTCCTCGCCTTGCCGCACAGAGACGGCACGGACGGATTTTTTGCCGCGCGAATGAGGAAGAGAGCTTAAAATGAAAATCGCTCCGTCTATTTTATCGGCCGACTTCAGCCGGCTCCGCGACGAGATCCAGGCGGTCGAGAGCGCCGGCGCCGATTGGCTCCACATGGATATTATGGACGGTCACTACGTCCCCAACATCACCATCGGTCCCGTGGTCGTGGAATCCGTCCGCAAGGTGACACGCATGCCGCTCGATGTTCATCTGATGATCACGGACCCGGATAAGTACGCCCCCGAATTCATCAAGGCCGGAGCCGCCTGGGTCTCGGTCCATCCCGATACGTGCAAGGATCCGATTAAAAGTCTCGCAAGAATACGCGAGCTGGGCGCCAAGGCCTCGATCGCCGTCAATCCCGATGTGCCTTTGGAAAAGGTGGAATCCTACTTCGGCTACGTCGACATGGTTCTCATGATGACCGTCTTCCCCGGCTTTGCCGGCCAGGCGTTTATCGAAGATGTTCTGCCTAAGATCGAACGAGTCAGAAAGATAGTAGCCGAAAGAAAGCTCCCGATTCTCATCGAGGCCGACGGCGGCATCAAAGCCGATAATATCGGCCGTGTCGTCAAGGCAGGGGCCGAGGTGATCGTATCCGGCTCGGGGATCTTCAAGACCCCGGACTACGCTGCCACCATCCGCAAAATGCGGGAAAGCGTTCGTTGAGTTGATTGAGTTTTTTGGGTTCATTGATTTCATCGGGTTTGTTGAGTTGGTGAAGCGACCGGGTTCGCAAATTAATGAAGGTTCAGAGATTTGAGGATCTAGAGGTATGGAAGGAAGCGAGAGGTTTGGTGTCCATGGTGTATGCGGCAGCAAAGGAAAACGGTACGTTTGGAAAGGACTACCGATTCAAGGATCAAATCAACGCTGCTGCGGTCTCAGTAATGAGCAACATCGCAGAAGGATTTTCCCGGCGGACCAACAAGGAGTTCGTGCAATTTCTTTTTATCGCTAAGGGCTCCTGTGCCGAGGTGCAGAGCTTGCTCTACGCGGGGCTTGACCAGAGGTACCTGAGTCAGGAAAAATTCGACTCCCTCTACCGGCAAACTGATCTGATTGCCCGAATGCTTAGCCGTCTGATTACCTATCTCCGCACCAGAACCCAATAACCCGACAAACTCAATAAAACCCAAAGAACTCAAAAAACCCAACCAACTCAATAAACATAACTTTCCGGTTTGCAAAGCACGGTTTGGGGTTGTAGAGATAGTGATGTCGGGGCGTGGCTCAGCTTGGTAGAGCGCACGGTTCGGGACCGTGAAGTCGCTGGTTCAAATCCAGTCGCCCCGACCATTTTTAAATCTCACTTTTTCTTGTCAATACCTTTCAGATAACGCTCTTCCAGCTTCTCCCACTCTCCCAGCCCAACCAGCCGGTCCCTCTCTTTGAACGTCGTAAGCCGGTCGTCGATAGTCGCCGTCGAGCCGTCGCGCCTTAGGACGCTCAAAGCCTCCTTAATCGCGTAAATCGCCGCCCGTTGGGTGTCGGAGGGAAAGATCGCGATGCGGTAGCCCATTTGTTCCAGGCGCGAACCGGGGAGAAGCGGCGTTTTGCCGCCTTTGAACATGTTCACCATAAGCGGCACGTCGCGAACCGACTTGGCAATGGCCTCAAGCTCGGCCTCGGATTCGGCGGCTTCGATGAAGACGGCATCGGCCCCGAGTCGCGCAAAGGCGTTGCCGCGTTGAATCGCGTCGTCGAGACCGTGAATCGCCCGGGAATCGGTGCGGGCGATGATCGTAAAGTCTTTATCGGTGCGGGCTTCGAGCGCTGCCGTGAGCTTATTTTCCATTTCAGCAAGAGGAATAACTTCTTTTCCTTCCAGGTGGCCGCAGCGTTTGGGCGTGACCTGATCTTCGATGTGTATCGCCGCTACGCCGGCGCGCTCGAACTCACGCACCGTCCGTACGACATTGAGCGCGTTGCCGTAGCCGGTATCGGCATCGGCGATGACGGGAATTTTTACCGCGCTGACGACTTGTTGCGCTCGTTCGATCACCTCCGACATCGTCATGAGTCCCAGGTCCGGCACGCCGGTGCTGCGCGCGACAGAGCCACCACTCAAATAGACCGCTTCAAACCCGGCTTCTTCCACCAGGCGCGCGGATAGCCCGTCGAACGCTCCCGGTGTCAGCAGCAACCGTTTTCGGGCGAGCAGTTCGCGTAGTTTCTTTCGGAGGTTCATTTGCTTTCCCCTTGCTTCGATATCCTCCGGAGCGCATCGATTCGCTCCGCCGGCGATGGATGGGAATAATGATAAGCCGAATACCACGGATGTGGCGTAAGGTTAGAAAGATTTTTAATTGTGAGCTTGATCAACGACTCTTCCATCGGTTCTGGATCTTTCAGCACTTCTACGGAGAAGCGGTCGGCCTCGTATTCATGCTTCCGCGAAAGATAGTTCAGCAATGGATGGAGATAGAACGTGGCGGGGCCGGAAAGCAAGCTCGCCAGCACCAGAGCTACGTGATGAGAGGCTTTTTCGAATCCAAAGGCAGTGAATAGAGGCTCGTAGTCGATCAGGAAGCTCAAAACATACAGGCCGGCCAAAAGAAAAACCGATTGCAGCACGAGCATCCTGCGAATGTGCTTCATCTTGTAATGGCCGATCTCGTGCGCCAATACCGCCACGGCTTGATCCACCGTCATCTGCTCGACCAGCGTGTCGAAAAGCACGATGCGCTTGGATTTGCCCAAGCCGGTAAAATAGGCATTGGAATGGGCCGAGCGGCGCGACCCGTCCATGGTAAAAATACCGCTTGTCTTAAAACCCAACTGATTCGCCAACGCCAGTATCCGCCGTCGCAGCTCGCCTTCCGGCAAAGGCTCGAATTTGTTGAACAGCGGCGCGATCAAGCTCGGATAGAGCACGACCATCAAAAGCTGAAATCCGATCACAAAGAGAAAAACCCAGAACCACCAGTAGGCGCCCGCGGCATCCATCAGCCGGAGGATAACGAAGAGAAACGGAATACCGATCAGAAGCGTGAGCACGAGCCCTTTAATTTTGTCGAGAACGTAAAGACGGGGCGTCGTCTTGTTAAAGCCAAAGCGCTCTTCGAGGACGAAGGTCGAGTAGATATCGACGGGAAGGCTCAGGATAGAAACGATCAGGCCGACACTCAGGCAAAAAATAATTCCCGTCGCATAAGTCGCCGCGGGAAAATGCGCTCCGAGATTTTGCGCGAAGCGGTCGAGGGCGGGAAGGACGCCGCCGAAGAGGATCCAAAGCGTCACCAGCGCACCGTAGATCGCCGCCCAGCGCTGGAAGCGCCCTTTGGTTACGGTGTATTCCACCGACTTTTCATAATCCTCGCGGCTCATGACGCCGGCAAAGAAGTCGGGGATTTTACCCTCGGCCGATCGCCTCCTGACGTAGGCGAGGTTCTGTTCGTTGAGAATAAATTCGACGAAAAATTCAAGGAAGAAGAGGACGAGAACCAGGCCGATGATGAACTGGGGGGTCAATTGGCCCCGGCTTACTGCTCCGCGGTAACGGGTTCAGCGGGAGCCGGTTGGTCGATATAGTTGAAGGTGAGACGATCGTCGCTCTCGTCGACCTCGACTTTGCCGCCGCTTTGCAACTTGCCGAAGAGGATCTCGTCGGCCAGCGGCCGCTTGACCTCGTTCTGAATCAAGCGCGCCATCGGCCGTGCGCCGAAGATCGGATCGTATCCTCGCCGGGCCAGCCATTCGCGCGCGCGCCGCGTGAGCGACAGTGAGACTTTTTTCTCCAGGAGCTGTTGGTTCAGCTCGCCCACGAATTTGTCCACCACGCAGAGAATCACTTCGGGGTTAAGCGCGTTGAACGCGATGACCGCGTCGAGGCGGTTCCGAAACTCGGGGCTGAACATCTTCTCGATCGCCTCTTTGCCTTTGCCGATGTTGGTGACCGCGCCGAACCCGAGCGGCGCTCCGCTCATCTCGCGCGCCCCGGCATTGGTCGTCATGATCAGGATAATATTGCGGAAGTCCGCCTTCCTGCCGTTATTGTCCGTGAGCGTCGCGTGGTCCATGACCTGGAGGAGAATGTTGAAGAGATCGGGATGCGCTTTTTCGATCTCGTCGAGCAGCAGCACGGCATAGGGATTCCGGTTTACGCCGTCGGTCAGGAGTCCTCCCTGGTCGAACCCTACATAACCCGGTGGTGCGCCGATCAGCCGCGAGACCGTATGCTTCTCCATGTACTCGCTCATGTCGAAGCGCATAAATTCGACGCCGAGAATCCGCGCGAGCTGCTTCGCCACCTCGGTTTTGCCGACGCCGGTCGGCCCGGAGAAAAGAAAGCAGCCGATCGGCTTTTCCGGCTGGCCGAGGCCGGAGCGCGACAGCTTGATGACGCTGGCGAGGCTCTCGATCGCCTGGTCCTGACCGAAAACGACCGCTTTCAATTCTTGTTCGATGTTCTGGATCTGCAACCGGTCCGAAGACGATACGCTGCGCGGCGGGATCTTGGCGATCTTGGCGACGATCTGTTCTATATCCTTGGTGCCGACGACCTTCTTGCGTTTCTCTTCCGGCATCAACTTGACCGCCGCGCCGACCTCGTCGATCACGTCGATCGCCTTGTCGGGGAGCCGCCGGTCGTTCAGATGCTTGGCGGAAAGATCGACCGCGGCGCGCAGCGCCCCGGCGCTGTAGCGGACGCCGTGGTGCTTCTCGTAATGCGGCTTTAGCCCGAGCAGTATTTTGTAGCTCTCTTCCAGGCTCGGTTCGGAGATTTCGATCTTCTGAAAGCGGCGCGCCAGCGCCCGGTCGCGCTCGAAATAGCTCTTGTAGTCGTGGTAGGTCGTCGAGCCGATGCAGCGAAGCGCGCCGGAAGCGAGCGCCGGCTTTAAAATATTCGACGCGTCGAGCGAACCGCCGCTGGTCGCCCCGGCGCCGACGACCGTATGAATTTCGTCGATGAAGAGAATCGAGTTGGGCTGTTTTTTGAGCGCGTTCAACACGCCTTTCAGACGGGCCTCGAAGTCGCCGCGGAATTTCGTCCCGGCCAAAAGCGCGCCCATGTCGAGGGCGTAAATCACCGCGTCCTTCAGAACGTTGGGAACTTCCGCCTGGTGAATCTTCAGCGCCAGGCCTTCGGCGATGGCCGTCTTGCCGACGCCCGGATCGCCGACGTAAATGGGGTTATTCTTCCGCCGCCGGCAAAGCACGTGGATCGTCCGCTCGATCTCCGTCTCGCGCCCGATCAGCGGGTCGATGTGTCCTTCGCGCGCCTTTTTTACCAGGTTGACGGTGAACGCTTCGAGCGGGTTTTTGACCGGCGCCGGGCGCTCGTCGTCCGGCGTCTCCATCGGACTCGCCGGCTCTTCTTCGCTGACCGGAATTTTCGAGATGCCGTGAGAGACGTAGCTCACCACGTCGAAGCGGTTGAGCCCCTGCTCTTCGAGGAGATAGACGGCGTAAGAGTCCGGCTCGCGAAAAATCGCGATCAGGAGATTGCCGCCGTTAATTTCCTTTTTTTCCGCCGACTGGGCGTGAATCACCGCCCGCTGCAGCACACGGTGAAAGCCGATGGTCTCCTGCGGCTCGTGGTCGAGCCCGTGGTGGACGGATTCGAGGTGAGTGGTAAAAAAATCTTCCAGGCCTTTTTTGAGGCGCGCCGGATCGCCGCCGCAATGAACGATGGCCGAGCTGGCGTCTTTGTCCTGCAAGAGCGCGAAGAGCAGGTGCTCGACACAGACAAATTCATGCCGCCGCCGCTTAGCCTCCGAAAAGGCCAAGCTCAGGGTGGTTTTAAGCTCCTTGGTGAACATCACGCCTCTTCCATCGTGCACTTCAAGGGATATTCATTCTGCCGCGCTAAACTCTCGACCAGAGCCACCTTGGTCTCGGCGACCTCGTAGGTATAGACGCCCGCGACGCCGATCCCCTTGCGATGGACGTGGAGCATGATCTGAACGGCTTCGGTTTGCTCCTTGTGAAAGACATATTGGAGTACCTGGACGACAAATTCTTTGGTGGTGTAATCGTCGTTGTGCAGCAGGACCTTGTAGAGCGGAGGTTTTTTGAGCTTCTTCTCGGTCTCGGTGACAACCTCATGATCGAATTCTACTTCCCGGCGGCTCATGTGTCGCCTTCCTCGCGAAACCTGAATGTAAGCTAACACGCTTCTAAAGACCGTGCAATCTTGCAACCCATCCTCTTGCAGCACCCGTTGAAAAAAGAGATATTTGAAGCAGCTTCCTTTGTTCCGCTCACGCGAAGTCGAAGAACTAATCACTGGAGGTTCCTCCTATGCTGTCCAACAAAGTTCACGAGCTCATGACGCGCGACCCGATCACCGTCTCCGTGTCAAGCACGATCTTCGAGGTCATGGAGCTGATGGCGGCAAAAAATATCGGACGCGCGATCATCACGGAAAACCAAGCCACGGTCGGCATATTTACGGAGAAAGACGTCCTCAAGCGCGTGATGAGCTCCCGGCTCGACCCCAAATCCACCCCGATCAAAAAGGTTATGACGAGCCCGGTCCGTTCCGTTCCGGAAGACACGCACATCATCGAGGCGCTGGCGAAAATGTAC
It contains:
- the pilM gene encoding type IV pilus assembly protein PilM, with the translated sequence MALWKNLDLAALNPFRSDEGYVALDIGSSSIKMVEAAVEKNGYRVINVGIVPLPATAIQNNMVADRDVVVRTIQSLIQNHGVKATQVISAVPGRVAIIKKIQLPSQPEEELEANVEFQASQVIPDTLENVNLDYQVLDFLEVGNKIDVLLVAVKKEIINSYTQVIKEAGLTPTIVDVDYFAMENMYEINYEPESNGVVGLIHVGARYTSINVLKHGVSAFTGDLPVGGEAFTEALVHSLQLSYDQAETLKVTGQPEGKKSADVETLLKPTADYLVAEISRTLSLYRAVADEEGIHKVFLSGGSARVPGLARTLGERLGVEVELSEPFRGFNLARNIDRDYLANAAPALAVGAGLSIRRPGDK
- a CDS encoding helix-turn-helix transcriptional regulator gives rise to the protein MEAKNKVRKIREAKMLSRAELARLAGISPLTLDRIERGLKCRLATKRKIVLALGLKISQKNRVFTQ
- the priA gene encoding primosomal protein N', whose protein sequence is MPRREGGFAQVIVPSPLREPLTYEVPPHLRGKLKIGMRVIVPLGRRSVTGVVVGFSSEAHLKQVKEVADVLDEQPVFDDALLRMAQWLAQYYLSSIGEVVATILPSGLRRESHRTIKVMRGEFPATGALQHKILAALRARKGTVTVKDLARRFPGGSFYGALEALAKIGAIKIHEAQFRPAKDKILNPVPEGPVSVPSFRNFSLTSEQEKALQAIAERLNRGGFESFLLYGVTGSGKTEIYLRTMELARKANKRSLILVPEISLTPQLLDRLDERFPGRVGVLHSRLAGRDRWGQWRRILAGAVDIVVGARSAIFAPVPDLGLIVVDEEHDPSYKQEEGLRYNARDLAVVRAKLLGCPVVLGSATPAIESFENCRAGRYRRVELTERVERRSLPEVATVDLRDAQWNTAVAESSADHRPLHKRVLSPLLKQALEENLARGRQSLIFLNRRGFANFLQCRLCGFVLRCSQCSVAMTFHQRQKSVLCHHCGSRKPAGDVCPGCGQVSLVPIGSGTEQLEQELRLLLPGARIARMDRDTTGNRGAQERLIRQWEKGEIDVLVGTQMITKGHDVSGVTLVGAVLADLSLNLPDFRAAERTFQLLSQVAGRAGRGDDPGRVIIQTYTPEHYVFQHVRSHDYKSFFAAEVEFRRALNYPPFSRLVNLRLEGPGAEEIENKAKGLADWLRAECRRQPTTYSGIEVLGPAPAPIAKLRGRYRWQILLKGRKSPPLLELAGRAKLTVPRSNRARLHIDVDPYNML
- the def gene encoding peptide deformylase → MAILKILKYPDPILKKAAAPVESVTVETSRLIEDMVETMYRAPGVGLAAPQVGVSRRIIVLDPDHENPGKNLLKLINPEILHAEGEVMWEEGCLSVVDFTVEIKRAANVRVVALNEKEKEVSIDAEGLLAVALQHEIDHLNGKLIIDYVSRLKRDLYSRRLKKMSRGGKPQPENARLMI
- the fmt gene encoding methionyl-tRNA formyltransferase, producing the protein MRIVFMGTPEVAAFSLERLLQGPDPVIGVVTQPDRPSGRGQKTVPTPVRKVAEGHDIPVLAPEKIRDPSFLDVLKKWAPDLIVVVAYGRILPRHILELAPHGCLNVHYSLLPKYRGAAPVAWAIINGEKQSGVTTMRLVEKMDTGPIFLQRAIPLAEDETRVSLQGKLAPLGAELLVETIAGLKTGKMTPKDQNESEVSYAPILKKEDGLVDWKLTAAAIERRVRGLAPWPSAFTYLAGNLLKIHRARVVETATEAAPGEVVTADKEGLWIATGNGVLSLEQVQLENKKRMTAGEFLNGARVEKGTRL
- the rsmB gene encoding 16S rRNA (cytosine(967)-C(5))-methyltransferase RsmB, giving the protein MGPELKKARASEPTGVKSCRALAVEALLKIETRKAYADILLDHTLKSHSLSAQNRALLTQLVYGALRWRGKLDWLLGKIVHRPLADMDGYLRNILRLTVYQILFLDKVPSYAAVHEGVELAKRYGGASAGGLVNAVARRLLREKERLTTLDSDADLVARLSVSWSHPEWLVRKWLAYFGAAETEALLRANNEESPVILRANRLKIDRQSLIERLQAAGFDVTPAPRSPQSTHLRNASSIDQVPGFKEGLFLVQGEASQLVGLLLDPKPGERILDACAAPGGKTTHLAELMEDRGEVVATDISVRGIEKLRQNIRRLDLKSVRPVQADVSLELTGELALPYDRILADLPCSGLGTLRSHPEAKWHREEKDIERLSRLQKKILARLSCYLKPGGFLVYSTCTLIREENEAVVEGFLQRHREFTLENAAEFLPESARHMVRGNYFLALPHRDGTDGFFAARMRKRA